In Mycobacterium sp. Aquia_213, the sequence TGGTCGTCACGGACCACGCCGTTGACGTCGGCCACTCGCGGGTGTCCGCGGTCGACGACGACCAGGCCGACAAACCGGCCCAGTTTGGTCGCCGCCAGCTCCCAGGCGATGTCGCCGCCGGCGCGGTCGCCCACCACCACCGCCCAGCCGATGCCCAGCCCGTCGAGGATGCCGATCACCGACTTCGGGGTCAGCCGTGGGTCGAGACCGATGACGATGGTGCGCAGCGACGCGGTGTGGAGGCGCTCACAGACCGCGTCATAGGCGGCTAACTCGCGCTGTTCATCGCCGAGGATGACGACGACGACACCCTTCTCGGGACCGGACACGCCGACCGGGACGGGAAACCCGTCGAGCGTGGTCATCATCGAGGGCACTTACGCACGCTACAGCCAATATTGACACTGCGCGAGGTTTCTCCGGCGCCGCGCGAGCCGACGGCGCTACGGCCGCAGTTGGCTTGCGATGTGCGGTCGGGGCGGCGGGCCGTCGAGCAGGCCGAGGACGGCGTCCACATCGAGGTGGGACGCCAGCAATCCGGCGGCCACATCCAGTTGGGCGTCGCGTCGCGCCGCGACGTCGGTGTCGTCGGCGACAACGAACCTTGTCCGTCCGGCGGCCGCGGCGACCTCGGTCAGCCAGTCGCGGCGAAAGCCGTCGTTGTCGAGCAGCCCGTGCCAGTGCGTGCCGAACACCGCGCCGTGTGCGAGGCCGTGCAGGTCGTCGCCCGCCTGAAACCACGGCTCGTTGATGTAGCGGGCAAGCCGGCCGTGGTGGATTTCGTATCCGCGCAGCGGCCGCTCCCAGCGCCGCAACACCTTGTCCGCGGCGAACACGACGTCGGCGTCCAGCAGGCCCAGCCCGTCGACGAGCCCGGCGCCGGATTCCACGGTGTCGTCGATGCGCCGGCACAGCATCTGGAATCCCCCGCAGATGCCCAGCACCGCCTTGCCGGCCCCGGCGTGCTCGGTGATCGCGGCGGCCAGGCCCTGATCGCGCAGCCAGTGCAGGTCGGCGACGGTCGCTTTGCTGCCCGGAAGCACCACGAGATCGGCGTCGGCCAGGTCGGCCGGGTCGCTGATCCAGCGCACCAGCACACCCGGCTCGCAGGCCAGCGCCTCGATGTCGGTCGAGTTGGAGATGCGGGGCAGCCGGACCGCGGCCACCTTCAGCCACTCGCCGCCCAGCGGCGGCGCCGGCCTGCCGACGACGCGATGCGCGACGACCGACAGCGAGTCCTCGGCGTCCAGCCACAGCTCGTCGGTGTAGGGCAACACCCCATAGGTTGGGCGGCCGGTCATTTCGAGGAGTTGGCGCAGCCCGGGCTCGAGCAGCGCGGGGTCGCCGCGGAACTTGTTGACGACGAAGCCCGCGATCAGCGCCTGGTCGTCGGGCTCGAGCACCGCGACCGTCCCGAACAAATGAGCCAGCAGGCCCCCACGGTCGATGTCGCCGACCAGCACGACGGGCAGGTTCGCGGCCCTGGCCAACCCCATGTTGGCCAAATCCGTGGCACGCAGGTTGATTTCGGCGGGCGAGCCGGCGCCTTCACAGATCACCACATCGAATTCGTCACGCAGCGAAGCCAAGTCGTCGGCAACGACCTGGGCGAGCCGGTCACGATGCTCGAAATAGCCTGCCGCGGTGACCGATTCGGCGACGTGTCCCCGGATCACCAGCTGCGACGTCCGGTCGCTGCCCGGCTTGAGTAGGATCGGGTTGAACCGCACGCTGGGCTCCAGCCCCGCGGCCCGGGCCTGAATCGCCTGGGCCCGGCCGATTTCGCCACCCTCGACGGTGACCGCGGAGTTGTTGGACATGTTCTGCGCCTTGAAGGGCGCGACCCGCACGCCCTTGCGGGCCAGCAACCGGCACAGGCCCGCGACCACCACCGATTTCCCGGCATCGGAGCTGGTGCCCGCGACCAGCAGAGCGCCGTTCACGTGCGCGAACGACTCAGGCGACCGTGAGGATTTCGACGCCGGTGTCGGTGACCAGCAGGGTGTGTTCGAACTGTGCGGTCCACTTGCGGTCCTTGGTGACCACGGTCCAGCCGTCATCCCAGATTTCGTAGTCCAACGCGCCGAGGTTGATCATCGGTTCGATGGTGAACGTCATTCCGGGCTGGATCTCCGCGGTGACCGACGGCTGATCGTAGTGCAGCACAACCAGTCCGTTGTGAAACGTGGTGCCGATCCCGTGACCGGTGAAGTCGCGAACCACGTTGTACCCGAACCGATTTGCGTAGGCCTCGATGACACGGCCGATGACCGACAGCGCGCGCCCGGGTTTGACGGCGTTGATCGCCCGCATCGTCGCCTCACGAGTGCGCTCGACCAGCAGCCGGTGTTCCTCGGACACGTCGCCGGCCAGGAACGTCGCGTTGGTGTCGCCGTGCACTCCGTCGATGTAGGCGGTCACGTCGATGTTGACGATGTCGCCGTCGGCGATCACCGTCGAGTCGGGGATGCCATGGCAGATCACCTCATTGAGCGACGTGCAGCACGACTTCGGGTAGCCCTTGTAGCCCAGCGTCGAGGGGTAGGCGCCATGGTCGACCATGTACTCGTGCGCGATGCGGTCCAGCTCGTCGGTCGTCACCCCGGGCGCGACCGCC encodes:
- a CDS encoding alpha/beta hydrolase, giving the protein MMTTLDGFPVPVGVSGPEKGVVVVILGDEQRELAAYDAVCERLHTASLRTIVIGLDPRLTPKSVIGILDGLGIGWAVVVGDRAGGDIAWELAATKLGRFVGLVVVDRGHPRVADVNGVVRDDHCPPVEIGTTVLVSTPAGRTVAGNSQRFVYADYRSVDLLGRRNAQESTAQLAAEIVLRTSTW
- a CDS encoding cobyric acid synthase encodes the protein MNGALLVAGTSSDAGKSVVVAGLCRLLARKGVRVAPFKAQNMSNNSAVTVEGGEIGRAQAIQARAAGLEPSVRFNPILLKPGSDRTSQLVIRGHVAESVTAAGYFEHRDRLAQVVADDLASLRDEFDVVICEGAGSPAEINLRATDLANMGLARAANLPVVLVGDIDRGGLLAHLFGTVAVLEPDDQALIAGFVVNKFRGDPALLEPGLRQLLEMTGRPTYGVLPYTDELWLDAEDSLSVVAHRVVGRPAPPLGGEWLKVAAVRLPRISNSTDIEALACEPGVLVRWISDPADLADADLVVLPGSKATVADLHWLRDQGLAAAITEHAGAGKAVLGICGGFQMLCRRIDDTVESGAGLVDGLGLLDADVVFAADKVLRRWERPLRGYEIHHGRLARYINEPWFQAGDDLHGLAHGAVFGTHWHGLLDNDGFRRDWLTEVAAAAGRTRFVVADDTDVAARRDAQLDVAAGLLASHLDVDAVLGLLDGPPPRPHIASQLRP
- the map gene encoding type I methionyl aminopeptidase, producing MPVRTALSPGVLSPTLPVPNRIPRPEYVGKPTAKEGTEPWVQTPEVIEKMRVAGRIAAAALAEAGKAVAPGVTTDELDRIAHEYMVDHGAYPSTLGYKGYPKSCCTSLNEVICHGIPDSTVIADGDIVNIDVTAYIDGVHGDTNATFLAGDVSEEHRLLVERTREATMRAINAVKPGRALSVIGRVIEAYANRFGYNVVRDFTGHGIGTTFHNGLVVLHYDQPSVTAEIQPGMTFTIEPMINLGALDYEIWDDGWTVVTKDRKWTAQFEHTLLVTDTGVEILTVA